Proteins from a genomic interval of Lactococcus protaetiae:
- the ftsA gene encoding cell division protein FtsA gives MAKSGLYTGVDIGTNTIKVLVAEYVSGEMNIIGVGNAKSDGLKNGIIVDIEKVAQALRKAVNAAEERAGITIDRINVSIPANSLEMEPCQGMVPIVGETKEITDNDVLQVIQNALMRGIVPEREIIAVETTEFTVDGFTGISDPRGMFGVRLEMRGVVYTGPKTLVHNIRKVVERAGLSVDNIVIAPLAMSQYVLSEGEREFGTIMVDLGAGQTTVTAVKEQALKFTHTSPEGGDYVTKDISTVLNTSISAAEDLKVNYGEASTERASQDEYFLVDVVGKDEPEQVTEYYLSQIIEARMTQIFDRVRQDLERGRTFEAPGGLILVGGTAAMPGVVDLATRTLGINARLFVPGEMGLRNPAFAQVISVVNYIGNRSDIDILVSHALSGDYAYTPVEETYVAPVQNVTVQPAAPAASGESEFYAEQQTRPVATPKAAEPEEEKEGIVDRVKNMFGNLFD, from the coding sequence ATGGCAAAAAGTGGACTTTATACAGGCGTAGATATCGGGACAAACACAATCAAAGTGCTTGTTGCAGAATACGTCTCAGGTGAAATGAATATTATTGGTGTCGGAAATGCAAAATCCGATGGCCTAAAAAATGGAATTATTGTAGATATTGAGAAGGTAGCGCAAGCTTTACGCAAAGCTGTAAATGCCGCTGAAGAACGTGCAGGAATCACGATTGATCGTATCAATGTGAGTATTCCAGCAAATTCCCTCGAAATGGAACCCTGCCAAGGAATGGTACCAATTGTTGGTGAAACTAAAGAAATTACAGACAACGATGTACTTCAAGTCATTCAAAACGCTTTGATGCGTGGGATTGTTCCTGAACGTGAAATCATCGCTGTGGAAACAACTGAGTTTACAGTTGACGGATTTACAGGTATTTCAGATCCAAGAGGTATGTTTGGAGTACGTCTTGAAATGCGTGGAGTAGTTTACACAGGACCTAAAACACTTGTTCATAATATCCGTAAAGTTGTTGAACGTGCAGGTTTGAGTGTTGACAATATTGTTATCGCTCCGCTTGCAATGTCACAATACGTTCTTTCAGAAGGTGAACGTGAGTTTGGAACAATCATGGTTGACTTGGGTGCTGGTCAAACGACAGTAACAGCTGTAAAAGAACAAGCCCTTAAGTTTACGCATACAAGCCCTGAAGGTGGAGACTATGTAACCAAAGATATCTCAACAGTTTTGAATACATCAATCTCTGCTGCCGAAGATTTGAAAGTAAATTATGGTGAAGCAAGTACTGAACGTGCAAGCCAAGATGAATATTTTCTTGTTGACGTCGTTGGAAAAGATGAACCAGAACAAGTAACAGAGTATTATCTTTCACAAATCATTGAAGCTCGGATGACTCAAATTTTTGATCGTGTTCGTCAAGATTTAGAACGTGGTCGTACATTTGAGGCTCCTGGTGGGTTGATTTTGGTTGGAGGTACTGCTGCGATGCCTGGTGTTGTTGATTTAGCAACGAGAACACTAGGGATTAATGCTAGACTTTTTGTTCCAGGTGAAATGGGATTAAGAAATCCTGCATTTGCACAAGTGATTAGTGTAGTCAATTACATTGGAAATCGCAGTGATATTGATATTCTTGTTTCACATGCGCTTTCTGGAGATTACGCTTATACGCCTGTTGAGGAAACATATGTTGCTCCCGTTCAGAATGTAACTGTTCAACCTGCTGCACCAGCAGCAAGTGGAGAAAGTGAATTCTACGCAGAACAACAAACAAGACCTGTGGCTACACCGAAAGCAGCTGAACCTGAAGAAGAAAAAGAAGGCATCGTTGATCGTGTTAAAAATATGTTCGGCAACCTTTTCGACTAA